The Streptomonospora litoralis genome window below encodes:
- a CDS encoding MFS transporter produces MTAQSTTPPRTRGRWIDRWDPEDTGFWNASGRRIANRNLWASIFAEHIGFSVWSLWSVLTLFMTPETGFDFTPAQKFLLVSVVSLVGAVLRVPYTLAVPKLGGRNWTLISATALLVPTALAAVLIQRPDTPFWLFVLLAATAGLGGGNFSSSMANINSFFPERSKGWALGLNAGGGNIGVATVQLAGLGVIAAFGAAQGYLLAVLYIPLLLLAAAVAYARMDNLSGARADAGAQIAAARDGHFWIMSFLYIGTFGSFIGFSFAFGLLLQNQFDRTPLEAAAVTFLGPLLGSLIRPLGGRLADRFGGARVTLWNFAAMAAGTGVIVAASLMGSLTLFTTGFIALFLLTGIGNGSTYKMIPAIYAAEAENRIAAGVPAEQARAENKRISGAVLGLVGAAGALGGVAINLVFRQSFISFGDAIPGYVAFLVFYLACAAVVYRVYLRRPPGAADRAGAAEAAPAGERAETGRVATP; encoded by the coding sequence GTGACCGCACAGAGCACCACGCCGCCCCGCACCCGCGGGCGCTGGATCGACCGCTGGGACCCCGAGGACACCGGGTTCTGGAACGCCTCGGGGCGGCGGATCGCCAACCGCAACCTGTGGGCCTCCATCTTCGCCGAGCACATCGGGTTCTCGGTGTGGAGCCTGTGGTCGGTGCTGACCCTGTTCATGACGCCCGAGACCGGTTTCGACTTCACGCCCGCGCAGAAGTTCCTGCTGGTCTCGGTCGTGTCCCTGGTCGGCGCCGTGCTGCGGGTGCCCTACACCCTGGCCGTGCCGAAGCTCGGCGGCCGCAACTGGACGCTGATCTCGGCCACCGCGCTGCTGGTGCCCACCGCGCTGGCGGCGGTGCTCATCCAGCGCCCCGACACCCCCTTCTGGCTGTTCGTGCTGCTGGCGGCCACCGCGGGACTGGGCGGGGGCAACTTCTCCTCGTCCATGGCCAACATCAACTCCTTCTTCCCCGAGCGCAGCAAGGGCTGGGCGCTGGGGCTCAACGCCGGGGGCGGAAACATCGGTGTGGCCACCGTCCAACTCGCCGGGCTGGGCGTCATCGCCGCCTTCGGCGCGGCCCAGGGCTATCTGCTGGCCGTGCTCTACATCCCCCTGCTGCTGCTGGCCGCCGCCGTGGCCTACGCGCGCATGGACAACCTGAGCGGCGCCCGCGCCGACGCGGGGGCCCAGATCGCCGCTGCGCGGGATGGCCACTTCTGGATCATGTCCTTCCTCTACATCGGCACCTTCGGCTCGTTCATCGGGTTCTCCTTCGCCTTCGGGCTGCTGCTGCAGAACCAGTTCGACCGCACGCCGCTGGAGGCCGCCGCGGTGACCTTCCTCGGTCCGCTGCTCGGCTCGCTGATCCGCCCGCTCGGCGGGCGGCTGGCCGACCGCTTCGGCGGCGCCCGGGTGACGCTGTGGAACTTCGCCGCCATGGCGGCCGGCACCGGAGTGATCGTGGCGGCCTCGCTGATGGGGTCGCTGACGCTGTTCACCACCGGGTTCATCGCGCTGTTCCTGCTCACCGGTATCGGCAACGGCTCCACCTACAAGATGATCCCGGCCATCTACGCCGCCGAAGCCGAGAACCGGATCGCCGCCGGCGTGCCCGCCGAGCAGGCCCGTGCGGAGAACAAGCGCATCAGCGGCGCGGTGCTGGGCCTGGTGGGCGCGGCCGGCGCGCTGGGCGGGGTCGCCATCAACCTGGTGTTCCGCCAGTCGTTCATCAGCTTCGGCGACGCGATCCCCGGATACGTCGCCTTCCTCGTCTTCTACCTGGCCTGTGCGGCGGTGGTCTACCGGGTCTACCTGCGCCGCCCACCGGGCGCCGCCGACCGCGCCGGCGCGGCCGAGGCCGCCCCGGCGGGAGAGCGCGCCGAAACCGGCAGGGTGGCCACGCCGTGA
- a CDS encoding FAD binding domain-containing protein, which translates to MKPFDYRRADDAAHAAALVADHPRAAFLGGGTNLVDHMKLGVAAPDLLVDITHLPMEGIEPLPGGGISIGANVRNSDAAAHPFIRRRYPVLSQALLSGASGQLRNAATTGGNLLQRTRCVYFQDTTTPCNKREPGSGCSALEGYQRYHAVFGASPDCVATHPSDMAVAMTALDADVVVQDAAAERRIPLSRLHRLPGEAPEHDTVLSHGDLITAVELPKMPMALHSRYRKIRDRSSFAFALVSAAVAAELADDGTVADVRIALGGVAHKPWRALLAEEALRGAAATEQNFAAAAEAELSEARPLPGNMFKVPLVRSAVTATLRDVCTGLRGRSDGHDPREGER; encoded by the coding sequence ATGAAACCCTTCGACTACCGCCGCGCCGACGACGCCGCACACGCCGCCGCCCTGGTCGCCGACCACCCCCGAGCCGCGTTCCTCGGCGGCGGCACCAACCTCGTCGACCACATGAAACTGGGGGTGGCCGCCCCCGACCTGCTCGTCGACATAACCCACCTGCCGATGGAGGGCATCGAGCCGCTGCCCGGCGGCGGGATCAGCATCGGCGCCAACGTACGCAACAGCGACGCCGCCGCCCACCCGTTCATCCGCCGGCGCTACCCCGTGCTCTCCCAGGCGCTGCTGTCGGGCGCGTCCGGCCAGCTGCGCAACGCCGCCACCACCGGCGGCAACCTGCTGCAACGCACCCGCTGCGTCTACTTCCAGGACACCACCACGCCCTGCAACAAACGCGAACCCGGGTCGGGCTGCTCGGCGCTGGAGGGCTACCAGCGCTACCACGCCGTCTTCGGCGCCTCACCCGACTGCGTGGCGACCCACCCCTCCGACATGGCGGTGGCGATGACCGCGCTCGACGCCGACGTGGTGGTCCAAGACGCCGCCGCCGAGCGCCGCATCCCGCTGTCCCGGCTGCACCGGCTGCCCGGCGAGGCGCCCGAGCACGACACCGTGCTCTCCCACGGCGACCTCATCACCGCCGTCGAGCTGCCCAAGATGCCCATGGCCCTCCACTCCCGCTACCGCAAAATCCGCGACCGCTCCTCCTTCGCCTTCGCGCTGGTCTCGGCCGCGGTGGCCGCCGAACTCGCCGACGACGGCACCGTCGCCGACGTGCGCATCGCACTGGGCGGCGTGGCGCACAAACCGTGGCGGGCCCTGCTGGCCGAGGAGGCGCTGCGCGGCGCGGCCGCCACCGAGCAGAACTTCGCCGCGGCCGCCGAGGCCGAACTCTCCGAAGCCCGCCCGCTGCCCGGCAACATGTTCAAGGTCCCGCTGGTGCGCTCGGCCGTCACCGCCACCCTCCGCGACGTCTGCACCGGACTGCGCGGCCGCTCCGACGGCCACGACCCGCGAGAGGGGGAGCGGTGA
- a CDS encoding metal ABC transporter permease, with translation MQRALLVGVVAGVVCALLSCWMTLTGWSLLGDAVSHAVLPGVVLSYLLGLPFALGALVFGAGSVALIGVVHRTSRVKEDAAIGIVFTAMFGIGVVLISRVPSQTDLMHILFGNVLGVSDSEIIQVLAMAALTIGIVLLKHRDLTLYAFDPVHAHAIGLRPRRLEALLLALLSVTVVIALQAVGIILVVAMVVIPGATAYLLTDRFERMLVIAATVSAGASVLGTYASFHADIATGGAIVVAQAAGFALAYLFSPKQGVLTRRLRRSATRAA, from the coding sequence ATGCAGCGCGCACTGCTGGTCGGCGTCGTGGCCGGGGTCGTCTGCGCACTGCTGTCGTGCTGGATGACACTGACCGGCTGGTCGCTGCTGGGCGACGCCGTCTCCCACGCGGTGCTGCCCGGCGTCGTGCTGTCCTACCTGCTGGGCCTGCCCTTCGCGCTGGGCGCGCTGGTTTTCGGCGCCGGCTCGGTCGCCCTCATCGGGGTGGTGCACCGCACCTCCCGCGTCAAGGAGGACGCGGCAATCGGCATCGTGTTCACCGCGATGTTCGGCATCGGCGTGGTGCTGATCTCCCGGGTGCCCTCCCAGACCGACCTGATGCACATCCTCTTCGGCAACGTGCTGGGCGTATCCGACTCCGAGATCATCCAGGTGCTGGCCATGGCGGCGCTGACGATCGGCATCGTGCTGCTCAAGCACCGCGACCTCACGCTGTACGCGTTCGACCCCGTCCACGCCCACGCCATCGGCCTGCGGCCGCGCCGCCTGGAGGCGCTGCTGCTGGCCCTGCTGTCGGTGACGGTGGTCATCGCGCTGCAGGCGGTGGGCATCATCCTGGTCGTGGCCATGGTCGTCATCCCCGGAGCGACGGCCTACCTGCTCACCGACCGCTTCGAGCGCATGCTCGTCATCGCCGCCACCGTCTCGGCGGGCGCCTCGGTGCTGGGCACCTATGCCAGCTTCCACGCCGACATCGCCACCGGCGGCGCCATCGTCGTCGCCCAGGCCGCCGGTTTCGCACTCGCCTACCTCTTCTCGCCCAAGCAGGGCGTGCTCACTCGGCGCCTGCGCCGGTCCGCGACGCGAGCCGCCTGA
- a CDS encoding xanthine dehydrogenase family protein molybdopterin-binding subunit, with translation MTTVNHTATAVGAAAPRSDGPEKAAGTARYAYEYEVADAAYIAPVQATVARGRVLEVDTADAEAVDGVLTVLWHGNAPRLDTDAELDPLQKPAELAVLQSAEVAYRGQLVGAVVAETFEAARRAAALVTVRYEQIPHDTDLSDQRSDLFAPEEDHLQGDVDTAEPADAVVEHTYTTAMQHNNPMEPHSTIAHWDGAALTLYESTQGAPLVSSTVAALLDLEPADVRVVAPYVGGGFGSKGPLHAPTVLAALAALALPGRSVKLALTRRQMFALVGYRSPTIQRVRLSAAADGRLSGIDMVSTSQSSHIADFVEQAALPAKSMYAAPNRRMGHRAVRLDVAVPTWMRAPGECPGMFGPEVAMDELAWALGLDPIELRLRNEPETDPHTHKPFSSRNLAACLREGARRFDWADRAPAPAARTENGWRVGLGVAASAYPVVPPPAHSRARIRYEGEGRYLVALGAADIGTGAATALAQIAADALRVPLERVRVRLGDSALPHASVAGGSTGLMSWGSTVHTAAGAFRGRHGEAPEPGAEAESDLPENPAAQEYAMYAYGAQFAEVRTHAETGEVRVPRLLGVFAAGRIVNARTARSQFLGGMTMGLSMALHEESVLDPRFGHTVNGDLAEYHIAANADVEDIQAHWIDEEDPHVNPLGAKGIGEIGIVGTAAAVANAAYHATGVRVRSLPVRLDDFIGT, from the coding sequence GTGACAACCGTCAACCACACCGCGACCGCCGTCGGCGCGGCGGCACCCCGTTCCGACGGCCCCGAGAAGGCCGCCGGCACCGCCCGCTACGCCTACGAGTACGAGGTCGCCGACGCCGCCTACATCGCACCCGTGCAGGCCACCGTGGCCCGCGGCCGCGTGCTGGAGGTCGACACCGCCGACGCCGAGGCCGTCGACGGGGTGCTGACCGTCCTGTGGCACGGCAACGCGCCCCGCCTGGACACCGACGCCGAACTCGACCCGCTGCAGAAACCGGCCGAACTGGCCGTGCTGCAGTCGGCCGAGGTCGCCTACCGCGGCCAGCTCGTCGGCGCCGTCGTCGCCGAGACGTTCGAGGCCGCCCGCCGCGCCGCCGCACTGGTCACCGTGCGCTACGAGCAGATCCCGCACGACACCGACCTCTCCGACCAGCGCAGCGACCTCTTCGCGCCCGAGGAGGACCACCTCCAGGGCGACGTCGACACCGCCGAGCCCGCCGACGCCGTGGTGGAGCACACCTACACCACCGCGATGCAGCACAACAACCCGATGGAGCCGCACTCCACCATCGCCCACTGGGACGGCGCGGCGCTCACCCTGTACGAGTCGACCCAAGGCGCGCCCCTGGTCAGCAGCACCGTCGCCGCGCTGCTCGACCTCGAACCCGCCGACGTCCGCGTCGTCGCGCCCTACGTCGGCGGCGGGTTCGGGTCCAAGGGGCCGCTGCACGCCCCCACCGTGCTCGCCGCGCTGGCCGCGCTCGCCCTGCCCGGCCGCTCGGTGAAACTGGCGCTGACCCGGCGGCAGATGTTCGCCCTGGTCGGCTACCGCAGCCCGACGATCCAGCGCGTGCGGCTCAGCGCCGCCGCCGACGGGCGCCTGTCGGGCATCGACATGGTCTCCACCTCCCAGAGCTCCCACATCGCCGACTTCGTCGAACAGGCGGCGCTGCCGGCCAAGTCCATGTACGCCGCGCCCAACCGGCGCATGGGCCACCGCGCCGTGCGCCTCGACGTCGCCGTGCCCACCTGGATGCGCGCCCCCGGCGAATGCCCGGGGATGTTCGGCCCCGAGGTCGCCATGGACGAACTCGCCTGGGCCTTGGGCCTCGACCCGATCGAGCTGCGGCTGCGCAACGAACCCGAGACCGACCCGCACACGCACAAGCCCTTCTCCAGCCGCAACCTCGCCGCCTGCCTGCGCGAGGGCGCCCGCCGGTTCGACTGGGCCGACCGGGCGCCCGCGCCCGCCGCCCGCACCGAGAACGGCTGGCGCGTGGGCCTGGGCGTGGCCGCCTCCGCCTACCCCGTCGTGCCGCCGCCCGCCCATTCGCGCGCCCGCATCCGCTACGAGGGTGAGGGGCGCTACCTCGTCGCCCTGGGCGCCGCCGACATCGGCACCGGCGCCGCGACCGCACTGGCCCAGATCGCCGCCGACGCGCTGCGGGTGCCGCTGGAGCGGGTGCGGGTGCGCCTGGGCGACAGCGCGCTGCCGCACGCGTCCGTGGCGGGCGGCTCCACCGGACTCATGTCCTGGGGCTCCACCGTCCACACCGCCGCCGGCGCCTTCCGCGGCCGCCACGGCGAGGCGCCCGAGCCCGGCGCCGAGGCCGAGTCCGACCTGCCGGAGAACCCCGCCGCCCAGGAGTACGCCATGTACGCCTACGGCGCCCAGTTCGCCGAGGTGCGCACCCACGCCGAGACCGGAGAGGTCCGGGTGCCGCGGCTGCTCGGCGTCTTCGCCGCCGGACGCATCGTCAACGCCCGCACCGCCCGCTCCCAGTTCCTCGGCGGTATGACCATGGGGCTGTCGATGGCCCTGCACGAGGAGAGCGTGCTCGACCCGCGCTTCGGCCACACCGTCAACGGCGACCTCGCCGAATACCACATCGCCGCCAACGCCGACGTGGAGGACATCCAGGCGCACTGGATCGACGAGGAGGACCCCCACGTCAACCCCCTGGGCGCCAAGGGCATCGGCGAGATCGGGATCGTGGGCACCGCCGCGGCCGTGGCCAACGCCGCCTACCACGCCACCGGCGTGCGGGTACGCAGCCTGCCGGTGCGCCTGGACGACTTCATCGGCACCTGA
- a CDS encoding (2Fe-2S)-binding protein, which yields MEADITLTVDGRDCALRVDTRTTLLDALREHLRNTAPKKGCDHGQCGSCTVLLAGRRVVSCLVLAAAADGAEVTTSAGLGDAEHPHPLQQAFLDHDGLQCGYCTPGQICSAAGMLDEAAAGWPSAATPPDEGADAAPALTAAEIRERMSGNLCRCGAYAGIVAAVEQAAASGAGGVHSGAAPQKGAR from the coding sequence ATGGAAGCCGACATCACTCTCACCGTCGACGGGCGCGACTGCGCCCTGCGCGTCGACACCCGCACCACACTGCTGGACGCCCTGCGCGAACACCTGCGCAACACCGCCCCGAAGAAAGGGTGCGACCACGGCCAGTGCGGCTCGTGCACCGTGCTGCTCGCCGGCCGGCGCGTGGTCAGCTGCCTCGTCCTGGCCGCCGCGGCCGACGGCGCCGAGGTCACCACCTCCGCCGGACTCGGCGACGCCGAGCACCCCCACCCCCTCCAGCAGGCGTTCCTCGACCACGACGGCCTGCAGTGCGGCTACTGCACACCCGGCCAGATCTGCTCCGCGGCGGGCATGCTGGACGAGGCCGCCGCCGGCTGGCCCAGCGCCGCCACACCGCCCGACGAGGGCGCCGACGCGGCTCCCGCGCTCACCGCCGCCGAGATCCGCGAGCGCATGAGCGGCAACCTCTGCCGCTGCGGCGCCTACGCCGGCATCGTCGCCGCCGTCGAGCAGGCGGCCGCCTCCGGCGCCGGCGGCGTGCACAGCGGCGCCGCCCCGCAGAAAGGTGCGCGATGA
- a CDS encoding molybdopterin oxidoreductase family protein, with the protein MHVETGPGGAPATRPAEFPTNRGGLCRKGWTAAELLGSAQRLTRPLLRTDRDSAFAEADWDTALDFVAERLMRLREQRGPDSVAVFGSGGLTNEKSYLLGKFARLALGTSRIDYNGRFCMSSAAAAGNRAFGLDRGLPFPLPDVGGAEVVLLAGANPAETMPPLMGHLAGPRLIAVDPRRSATAESALERGGMHLAPRPGTDPALALGLLHAARTEGLLDTAYIAARTSGFEAAWRHAAAFWPEQTEQVTGVPAEQVRAAARLLATANGAYVLTGRGAEQHAKGTDTVAAWINLALALGLPGREGSGYGCITGQGNGQGGREHGQKADQLPGYRRIDDPAARAHVAGIWGVEAADLPGAGLSAVELLDALGSETGPRALLVFGSNPAVSAPDAEHVRNRLSSVDLLVTCDFVMSETAAMGDVVLPVAQWAEEEGTMTNLEGRLLRRRAVLAPPAGVRTDLEVISGLARRIGQPEHRFPADAGTVLDELGRASGGGAADYSGVSAERLEAGEEVFWPVPDPAASTPRMFLDAFAHPDGRARFAAVGHRPPAEETDADFPLIATTGRLMGHYQSGAQTRRIAELAAAEPEAYVEVHPETAARAGLAEEQWAHVVSRRGTTLARVRRRADARPDTVFLPFHYGGAQAANNLTNAALDPLSRMPEFKFAAVRLEKADGAPPA; encoded by the coding sequence ATGCACGTGGAGACCGGCCCCGGCGGCGCCCCCGCGACCCGCCCGGCCGAGTTCCCCACCAACCGCGGCGGACTGTGCCGCAAAGGATGGACCGCCGCCGAACTGCTGGGCTCCGCGCAGCGCCTCACCCGCCCCCTGCTGCGCACCGACCGCGATTCGGCCTTCGCCGAGGCCGACTGGGACACCGCGCTGGACTTCGTCGCCGAACGGCTGATGCGGCTGCGCGAGCAGCGCGGCCCCGACTCGGTCGCGGTCTTCGGCAGCGGCGGGCTGACCAACGAGAAGTCCTACCTGCTGGGCAAGTTCGCCCGCCTGGCGCTGGGCACCTCCCGCATCGACTACAACGGCCGGTTCTGCATGTCCTCGGCCGCCGCCGCGGGCAACCGGGCCTTCGGCCTGGACCGGGGACTGCCGTTCCCGCTGCCCGACGTGGGCGGGGCCGAGGTCGTGCTGCTGGCGGGGGCGAACCCGGCCGAGACCATGCCCCCGCTGATGGGCCACCTGGCCGGTCCCCGGCTGATCGCGGTGGATCCGCGCCGCTCGGCCACCGCGGAATCCGCTCTGGAACGCGGGGGCATGCACCTCGCGCCGCGCCCGGGTACGGACCCGGCGCTGGCGCTGGGTCTGCTGCACGCCGCCCGCACCGAGGGCCTGCTGGACACGGCCTACATCGCCGCGCGCACCAGCGGTTTCGAGGCGGCCTGGCGCCACGCCGCCGCCTTCTGGCCCGAGCAGACCGAGCAGGTCACCGGGGTGCCCGCCGAGCAGGTCCGCGCAGCCGCCCGGCTGCTGGCCACCGCGAACGGCGCCTACGTGCTGACCGGGCGCGGCGCCGAGCAGCACGCCAAGGGCACCGACACCGTCGCGGCCTGGATCAACCTGGCCCTGGCGCTGGGCCTGCCCGGCCGCGAGGGCTCGGGCTACGGCTGCATCACCGGCCAGGGCAACGGCCAGGGCGGGCGCGAGCACGGGCAGAAGGCCGACCAGCTGCCGGGCTATCGCCGCATCGACGACCCCGCCGCCCGCGCCCACGTCGCCGGCATATGGGGAGTCGAGGCCGCCGACCTGCCCGGCGCGGGCCTCAGCGCCGTCGAGCTGCTGGACGCCCTCGGCAGCGAGACCGGTCCGCGCGCGCTGCTGGTGTTCGGTTCCAACCCCGCGGTGTCGGCGCCCGACGCCGAACACGTCCGAAACCGGCTCTCCTCTGTGGATCTGCTCGTCACCTGCGACTTCGTGATGTCCGAAACCGCCGCTATGGGCGACGTCGTCCTCCCTGTCGCCCAGTGGGCCGAGGAAGAGGGCACGATGACCAACCTGGAGGGCCGCCTCCTGCGCCGCCGCGCCGTGCTGGCCCCGCCGGCCGGGGTGCGCACCGACCTGGAGGTGATCTCCGGGCTGGCGCGGCGGATCGGCCAGCCCGAGCACCGCTTCCCCGCCGACGCCGGAACGGTGCTGGACGAACTCGGCCGGGCCTCCGGCGGCGGCGCCGCCGACTACTCCGGCGTCAGCGCCGAGCGGCTGGAGGCCGGCGAGGAGGTGTTCTGGCCCGTTCCCGACCCGGCCGCCAGCACACCGCGCATGTTTTTGGACGCCTTCGCCCACCCCGACGGGCGGGCCCGCTTCGCCGCGGTCGGCCACCGGCCCCCCGCCGAGGAGACCGACGCCGACTTCCCGCTGATCGCCACCACCGGGCGGCTGATGGGCCACTACCAGTCCGGCGCCCAGACACGGCGCATCGCCGAACTCGCCGCAGCCGAACCCGAAGCCTACGTCGAGGTGCACCCCGAGACCGCCGCACGGGCCGGACTGGCCGAAGAGCAGTGGGCGCACGTGGTCTCCCGGCGCGGAACCACCCTGGCGCGGGTGCGCCGCCGCGCCGACGCGCGCCCCGACACCGTGTTCCTGCCCTTCCACTACGGCGGCGCCCAAGCCGCCAACAACCTCACCAACGCCGCACTGGATCCCCTCAGCCGCATGCCCGAGTTCAAGTTCGCCGCCGTGCGCCTGGAGAAGGCCGACGGAGCCCCGCCCGCCTGA
- a CDS encoding FAD-dependent oxidoreductase, producing the protein MPTHSTHPARRIAVIGNGMTGSRFAEEVARRDPAGERVRVSLVGAEDEPAYNRVLLPGVLAGRYSPADIRLPVPETPAVAVRTGTAARSLDTARRRVELDDGTGLDYDELVLATGARAAFPPIPGLAAADGAPEDGVTALRDAADCRRLSALARPGGPVVVLGGGVLGLEAARALAERGMRVSLVESSPWIMRRQIDRPAAGILAELYSRLGVAVHSWRVAARWIPGTGLELDDGRVLPGDALVVTAGVRADTELAAAAGIDVDHGVRVDDTLATSAPRVHAIGDCAQHPGGGSGLVQPGWEQAAVLADLLTGTRPASRYTGARPVTRLKAEGIELTAMGETEADDTAETVTIADPHGGRYAKLSVRDERIAGAVLLGFPDPAAAVAQMFDSRAPVPADRLALLTGRPTPAPEQAGPAPLVCRCNAVSRDDLETAWLDGARTREDIARTTRATTGCGGCTRDVDALLSGWNDARPVPAP; encoded by the coding sequence ATGCCCACACACTCCACACACCCCGCCCGCCGCATCGCGGTGATCGGCAACGGCATGACCGGCTCCCGCTTCGCCGAGGAGGTCGCCCGCCGCGACCCCGCCGGCGAACGCGTCCGGGTGAGCCTCGTGGGAGCCGAGGACGAACCCGCCTACAACCGCGTCCTGCTGCCCGGTGTCCTCGCCGGCCGCTACTCGCCCGCCGACATCCGCCTGCCCGTGCCCGAAACCCCCGCGGTGGCGGTGCGCACCGGCACCGCCGCCCGCTCCCTCGACACCGCCCGCCGCCGGGTCGAACTCGACGACGGCACCGGCCTGGACTACGACGAACTCGTCCTGGCCACCGGCGCCCGCGCCGCCTTCCCACCCATCCCCGGCCTGGCCGCGGCCGACGGCGCCCCCGAGGACGGCGTCACGGCCCTGCGCGACGCGGCCGACTGCCGCCGGCTGTCCGCCCTGGCCCGCCCCGGCGGCCCCGTCGTCGTCCTCGGCGGCGGCGTGCTGGGCCTGGAGGCCGCCCGCGCCCTGGCCGAACGCGGCATGCGGGTCTCCCTGGTGGAATCCTCCCCCTGGATCATGCGCCGCCAGATCGACCGCCCGGCCGCGGGCATCCTCGCCGAGCTCTACTCCCGCCTGGGCGTGGCCGTCCACTCCTGGCGGGTGGCCGCCCGCTGGATCCCCGGCACCGGACTGGAGCTCGACGACGGGCGGGTGCTGCCCGGCGACGCCCTGGTCGTCACCGCCGGGGTGCGCGCCGACACCGAACTGGCCGCCGCCGCCGGAATCGACGTCGACCACGGCGTCCGCGTCGACGACACCCTGGCCACCAGCGCCCCCCGCGTGCACGCCATCGGCGACTGCGCCCAGCACCCCGGCGGCGGATCCGGGCTGGTCCAACCCGGCTGGGAGCAGGCCGCCGTCCTGGCCGACCTGCTCACCGGAACCCGCCCCGCCTCCCGCTACACCGGCGCCCGCCCCGTCACCCGCCTCAAAGCCGAAGGCATCGAGCTGACCGCGATGGGCGAAACCGAGGCCGACGACACCGCCGAGACCGTCACCATCGCCGACCCCCACGGCGGCCGCTACGCCAAACTGTCGGTGCGCGACGAACGCATCGCCGGCGCCGTCCTACTCGGATTCCCCGACCCGGCCGCGGCCGTCGCCCAGATGTTCGACAGCCGCGCCCCGGTACCCGCCGACCGGCTCGCGCTGCTCACCGGCCGCCCGACACCCGCCCCCGAGCAGGCGGGCCCCGCGCCGCTGGTGTGCCGCTGCAACGCCGTCAGCCGCGACGACCTGGAGACCGCCTGGCTCGACGGCGCCCGCACCCGCGAGGACATCGCCCGCACCACCCGCGCCACCACCGGGTGCGGCGGCTGCACCCGCGACGTCGACGCCCTGCTGTCCGGCTGGAACGACGCCCGGCCCGTACCCGCGCCCTGA